One window from the genome of Amycolatopsis sp. NBC_01480 encodes:
- a CDS encoding ADP-ribosylglycohydrolase family protein, whose product MEAAEAMEKVGNWLRAVHGPEVVGPGGLRVDHDQVLRIPEGWSIPYNTVAFLDDGRPEKELFPPPSVVVREPDGELRQAHPHPGGLSIPVAFPGQESWREVVDPEYVKAGLGELGVPLQAVAGWVKVDNEGHQTGDERENPEYKAGPIRRGYPKPENTLETLLAFASVGWLTREQLLIGLLRCEVFVPLDPESGSTDRFYFSEDRNELKVFSATRHFPPREHAWWRVDLATLAEFEHPPNLVINGGPATFEDVTGDELAAIAKRFPRHEPRIDRNGRCPEAEEDLERLARDTAARMGLEEPVPPPLGAAERARRHGFELTAEECQKTVLGQSWLRRLAQPEGPRSKPNDLRANGLAPSWDNAGQMVPRLDTFGKYHEQELENFRFGWQRVTGAYVGFALGEALGMAVDRLRLDEIVTQFGPDGIDDLPVAFDKPGRVGSLTQRLLFYTEAVIRSPHREQPESRDVEKLFPGVVRGALMRWLHTQGAPHEETDGWLVKVPDLHVRRTAEDSELNAYHALATGSPSAVPMSGPAALIAALPAVLTVAGPGTGFSGGVRQAVRDLAGVTHPHEDDLTVATYLAWLFESALTKEAFSYPVWNLSREILTDHNTTFVNGPEWAPVKAMVAESVPFFGEHGLPDLRMPELIGDGQGTLSVLGRAFAALSGFENYPEQALLRAVNHSGRSALTGAIAGALLGARAGVPGLPQKWVDQLELRHLIEQISSDALWHFDRNSALSRLGDQWVQRYPRH is encoded by the coding sequence GTGGAAGCGGCGGAAGCGATGGAGAAGGTCGGGAACTGGCTGCGCGCTGTGCACGGTCCCGAAGTCGTCGGCCCCGGCGGCCTCCGCGTGGACCACGACCAGGTCCTGCGTATCCCCGAAGGCTGGTCGATCCCCTACAACACCGTCGCGTTCCTCGACGACGGCCGCCCGGAGAAGGAGCTTTTCCCGCCGCCGTCGGTGGTCGTGCGCGAGCCGGACGGCGAGCTGCGCCAGGCGCACCCGCACCCGGGCGGGCTGAGCATCCCCGTCGCGTTCCCCGGCCAGGAGAGCTGGCGCGAGGTCGTCGACCCGGAGTACGTGAAGGCCGGGCTCGGTGAGCTGGGCGTGCCGCTGCAGGCCGTCGCGGGCTGGGTGAAGGTCGACAACGAGGGCCACCAGACCGGCGACGAGCGCGAGAACCCCGAGTACAAGGCCGGCCCGATCCGCCGTGGTTACCCGAAGCCGGAGAACACGCTGGAGACGCTGCTGGCGTTCGCGAGCGTCGGCTGGCTGACCCGTGAGCAGCTGCTGATCGGGCTGCTGCGCTGCGAGGTCTTCGTGCCGCTGGACCCCGAAAGCGGCTCCACTGACCGGTTCTACTTCTCCGAGGACCGCAACGAGCTCAAGGTGTTCAGCGCGACCCGGCACTTCCCGCCGCGCGAGCACGCCTGGTGGCGGGTGGACCTGGCCACGCTGGCCGAGTTCGAGCACCCGCCGAACCTGGTGATCAACGGCGGCCCGGCGACCTTCGAGGACGTCACCGGTGACGAGCTGGCCGCGATCGCGAAGCGGTTCCCCCGGCACGAGCCGCGGATCGACCGCAACGGCCGCTGCCCGGAGGCCGAGGAGGACCTGGAGCGGCTGGCCCGCGACACGGCGGCGCGGATGGGCCTCGAAGAGCCCGTGCCACCGCCGTTGGGCGCCGCGGAGCGGGCCCGGAGACACGGCTTCGAGCTGACCGCCGAAGAGTGCCAGAAAACCGTGCTCGGCCAGTCGTGGCTGCGGCGGCTGGCCCAGCCGGAAGGGCCCCGCAGCAAGCCGAACGACCTGCGCGCCAACGGCCTCGCGCCGTCCTGGGACAACGCCGGGCAGATGGTGCCGCGGCTCGACACGTTCGGCAAATACCACGAGCAGGAGCTGGAAAACTTCCGCTTCGGCTGGCAGCGCGTCACGGGCGCGTACGTCGGCTTCGCGCTCGGCGAGGCGCTGGGCATGGCCGTCGACCGGCTGCGGCTCGACGAGATCGTCACCCAGTTCGGCCCCGACGGCATCGACGACCTGCCGGTCGCCTTCGACAAGCCGGGCCGCGTCGGCTCGCTGACGCAGCGGCTGCTGTTCTACACCGAGGCCGTGATCCGCAGCCCGCACCGCGAGCAGCCGGAATCGCGTGACGTCGAGAAGCTCTTCCCCGGCGTGGTGCGCGGCGCGCTGATGCGCTGGCTGCACACGCAGGGCGCGCCCCACGAGGAAACCGACGGCTGGCTGGTGAAGGTGCCGGACCTGCACGTCCGCCGCACCGCCGAGGACAGCGAGCTGAACGCGTACCACGCGCTGGCCACCGGATCGCCGTCCGCGGTGCCGATGTCGGGCCCGGCGGCGCTGATCGCCGCGCTGCCCGCGGTGCTCACGGTGGCCGGCCCGGGAACCGGCTTCAGCGGCGGCGTCCGGCAGGCCGTGCGCGACCTCGCCGGCGTCACGCACCCGCACGAGGACGACCTCACCGTCGCGACGTATCTGGCCTGGCTGTTCGAGTCGGCGCTGACGAAAGAGGCGTTCAGCTACCCCGTCTGGAACCTCTCGCGCGAGATCCTGACCGACCACAACACCACGTTCGTCAACGGCCCGGAGTGGGCGCCGGTGAAGGCGATGGTCGCGGAATCGGTCCCGTTCTTCGGCGAGCACGGCCTCCCGGACCTGCGCATGCCCGAGCTGATCGGCGACGGCCAGGGCACGCTTTCGGTGCTCGGCCGCGCCTTCGCCGCGCTGTCCGGCTTCGAGAACTACCCGGAGCAGGCGCTGCTGCGCGCGGTCAACCACTCCGGCCGCAGCGCGCTGACCGGCGCGATCGCCGGCGCCCTGCTCGGCGCGCGCGCCGGTGTGCCCGGGCTGCCGCAGAAGTGGGTCGACCAGCTGGAGCTGCGGCACCTGATCGAGCAGATCTCGTCCGACGCGCTGTGGCACTTCGACCGCAATTCGGCGCTGAGCCGGCTCGGCGACCAATGGGTGCAGCGGTATCCGCGCCACTGA
- a CDS encoding esterase-like activity of phytase family protein, whose amino-acid sequence MSSPTRHRVLGLALTGLLPLSLLAAAPPAGATESHARPIRLIGEQIVPNALSFQGTTVGGLSSIDYDPRTGGYALICDDRSAIDPARFYTAKFDVDAHHLGPVTFTGTRPLLRPDGTPYPPLAQNDPAAPQNEQTIDPEELRVDPWTGDYTWSQEGERTATTPPTLIDPSIRQARRDGSYVRDLPIPANEKMTPGAGPRQNLVLEGLTYAAFGTLVASEVEGPLLQDGPEATTTSGSLSRITLQGRAGPVLAQYAYPQEKLFAGPVPPTAFATTDVSSMLAVNQADPTKYLMMERSFVTGVGNKIRIYEIDTRGATNILNVKSLASSKDVRPVKKKLLLDLAGYPLSTVDNVEGMTWGPALPGGERSLVLVSDNNFAATQVTQVIALAVPSERL is encoded by the coding sequence ATGTCTTCACCTACGCGACACCGGGTACTCGGCCTTGCTCTGACCGGGCTACTCCCGCTCTCCCTGCTGGCCGCCGCCCCACCGGCCGGCGCCACGGAGAGTCACGCCCGGCCGATCCGGCTGATCGGCGAGCAGATCGTGCCGAACGCGCTGTCCTTCCAGGGCACCACGGTCGGCGGCCTGTCCTCGATCGACTACGACCCGAGGACCGGCGGCTACGCCCTGATCTGCGACGACCGCTCGGCCATCGACCCGGCGCGGTTCTACACGGCGAAGTTCGACGTCGACGCCCACCACCTCGGGCCCGTCACCTTCACCGGCACCCGCCCGCTGCTGCGCCCGGACGGCACGCCGTATCCGCCGCTCGCGCAGAACGACCCGGCGGCGCCGCAGAACGAGCAGACGATCGACCCCGAAGAGCTGCGCGTCGACCCGTGGACCGGCGACTACACCTGGTCGCAGGAGGGCGAGCGCACCGCGACCACCCCGCCGACGCTGATCGACCCGTCGATCCGCCAGGCGCGCCGGGACGGGTCGTACGTCCGCGACCTGCCGATCCCCGCGAACGAGAAGATGACCCCGGGCGCCGGGCCGCGGCAGAACCTGGTGCTCGAGGGCCTCACGTACGCCGCGTTCGGCACGCTCGTCGCCAGCGAGGTCGAGGGCCCGCTGCTGCAGGACGGGCCGGAGGCGACCACCACGTCCGGCTCGCTTTCGCGGATCACGCTGCAGGGCCGCGCCGGCCCGGTGCTCGCGCAGTACGCGTACCCGCAGGAGAAGCTGTTCGCCGGCCCGGTGCCGCCCACCGCGTTCGCCACCACCGACGTCTCCTCGATGCTCGCGGTGAACCAGGCCGACCCGACGAAGTACCTGATGATGGAGCGATCCTTCGTCACCGGCGTCGGCAACAAGATCCGGATCTACGAGATCGACACCCGGGGCGCGACGAACATCCTGAACGTCAAGTCGCTGGCCTCGTCCAAGGACGTCCGGCCGGTGAAGAAGAAGCTGCTGCTCGACCTGGCCGGCTACCCGTTGTCCACTGTGGACAACGTGGAGGGCATGACCTGGGGCCCGGCGCTGCCCGGCGGCGAGCGGAGCCTGGTGCTGGTCAGCGACAACAACTTCGCCGCCACGCAGGTGACGCAGGTGATCGCTTTGGCGGTCCCGTCAGAACGGCTTTGA
- a CDS encoding SdpI family protein codes for MFAIALVPIVLGVVVGWGGFLGFRERLTRESGTGVRTAASLRSEAAFKLANRIAGLPTLAGGAVAVVAGLAALAMPTTAGLIAAAFVGVLGLLAMVVGGGVLGARAALTVPAPAPAAPAGCSGCACGAGGCGVFQKADGS; via the coding sequence GTGTTCGCTATCGCGCTCGTCCCGATCGTGCTGGGTGTTGTCGTCGGCTGGGGTGGCTTCCTCGGCTTCCGCGAGCGGCTGACCCGGGAAAGCGGTACCGGGGTCCGCACCGCGGCCTCGCTGCGCAGTGAAGCCGCGTTCAAGCTGGCCAACCGCATCGCGGGCCTCCCGACGCTCGCCGGTGGCGCGGTGGCGGTGGTCGCCGGGCTCGCGGCGCTGGCCATGCCGACCACGGCCGGGCTGATCGCCGCCGCGTTCGTCGGCGTGCTGGGCCTGCTCGCGATGGTCGTCGGCGGCGGGGTGCTCGGCGCCCGCGCCGCGCTGACCGTGCCGGCCCCGGCGCCGGCCGCGCCCGCCGGATGCAGCGGCTGTGCCTGCGGCGCGGGCGGCTGCGGCGTGTTCCAGAAGGCCGACGGCAGCTAG
- a CDS encoding ADP-ribosylglycohydrolase family protein, with translation MEAHRLRGSLLAGAIGDALGARTEFDSMDRIRELAGPAGITGYLSAYGGEGRFTDDTQMTLFTLEALIRAHSQRRRTGSADVVHSLQMAYQRWLHTQGVPWERARGPHSETAAPDGRLITHGELFSRRAPGLTCFGELEAYGRSGIRGSVERPVNNSKGCGGVMRVAPVALWSDDPAEVFGLAAEAAALTHGHPSGYLSAGAFAVVMRELLIGKPLPDAVSTARAELVRHPGHEETDAALEQALAAPGPPTPERLEALGEGNVGETALSTSVYVALTTEDAESALLAAVNHGGDSDSTGSICGNLVGAMYGEDALPARWLNRLELRDVITELAEDAVAEFGPDAPSGDRWSRLYPVD, from the coding sequence ATGGAGGCACACCGGCTGCGCGGCAGCCTGCTCGCCGGGGCGATCGGCGACGCACTCGGCGCGCGTACGGAATTCGACTCGATGGACCGGATCCGGGAGCTCGCCGGGCCGGCCGGGATCACCGGCTACCTCTCCGCGTACGGCGGCGAAGGTCGTTTCACCGACGACACGCAGATGACGCTGTTCACGCTCGAAGCCCTGATCCGCGCCCACTCGCAGCGTCGCCGGACCGGGTCCGCCGACGTCGTGCACTCGCTGCAGATGGCGTATCAGCGCTGGCTGCACACGCAGGGCGTGCCGTGGGAACGGGCGCGCGGACCGCACTCGGAGACCGCCGCGCCGGACGGCCGGCTGATCACGCACGGCGAGCTGTTCAGCCGGCGCGCGCCCGGGCTGACCTGCTTCGGCGAACTGGAGGCGTACGGCCGGTCCGGCATCCGCGGCAGCGTCGAGCGGCCGGTGAACAACTCCAAGGGCTGCGGCGGCGTCATGCGCGTCGCGCCCGTCGCGCTGTGGTCCGACGACCCGGCGGAGGTGTTCGGGCTCGCCGCCGAAGCCGCGGCGCTGACCCACGGTCACCCGAGCGGGTATTTGTCGGCCGGTGCTTTCGCGGTGGTGATGCGCGAGCTGCTGATCGGCAAGCCCTTGCCCGACGCCGTTTCTACGGCTCGCGCCGAGCTGGTGCGCCACCCCGGGCACGAGGAGACCGACGCCGCGCTGGAGCAGGCACTGGCGGCGCCCGGGCCGCCGACGCCCGAACGACTCGAGGCGCTCGGGGAGGGCAACGTCGGGGAGACGGCGCTCTCGACGTCCGTGTACGTGGCCCTGACCACCGAAGACGCCGAATCCGCGTTGCTGGCGGCGGTGAACCACGGCGGCGACAGCGATTCCACCGGCTCGATCTGCGGCAACCTCGTCGGCGCGATGTACGGCGAGGACGCGCTCCCGGCCCGCTGGCTGAACCGGCTGGAGCTGCGCGACGTGATCACAGAGCTGGCCGAGGACGCCGTGGCCGAGTTCGGGCCGGACGCGCCGTCCGGCGACCGATGGTCCAGGCTTTACCCGGTCGACTAA
- a CDS encoding TNT domain-containing protein, with the protein MEQILAADEQRALLVEIGKLVRAHQPDPASPAGVGFAQVGAHTETRLRNTTAGPELTERFSVLRAGMYQQGRGTWLQSRFVLAPDSTFDFDFFADEDPQWTTPPDAEAYADELATFPRDDAHIPDWWRLRTGLPLGVVFRHARPAETGEEREPLPDDELPLVLQYLEREPLVGEGHRTDGTWLWPETVSQQLRAGVAPEPALVAHIRSLGFQPPYVEHLVRRTAEADLLGKARPRPGPADVERTGGDEAAELETAADPELTDDQLLAVLEQRLESSGVWPQAYRIGFREPGKWCLEPAGHGWTVTSTTGGEQRFAHLASAAQQLLGALLLHPARMTAGRETPLETARVLDDWPIQAAPGDPPLTLLRNKRLTRLAEGTVVLRFGEEPGNLVHHGEVRFVTTSLPLERERVARTYRLRRSLHVITGVTVPWANLPGGAVAYVLPKPISEHESDGSLERIE; encoded by the coding sequence GTGGAACAAATCCTCGCCGCGGACGAGCAGCGGGCCCTGCTCGTCGAGATCGGCAAACTCGTCCGCGCGCACCAGCCCGACCCCGCCAGTCCGGCCGGAGTCGGATTCGCCCAGGTCGGCGCCCACACCGAGACCCGCCTGCGCAACACGACCGCCGGGCCGGAGCTGACCGAACGGTTCAGCGTGCTGCGTGCCGGGATGTACCAGCAGGGCCGCGGCACCTGGTTGCAGTCGCGTTTTGTCCTCGCGCCCGATTCGACCTTCGATTTCGACTTCTTCGCTGACGAAGACCCGCAGTGGACGACCCCGCCCGACGCCGAGGCGTACGCCGACGAGCTGGCCACGTTCCCCCGCGACGACGCGCACATCCCCGACTGGTGGCGGCTGCGCACGGGACTCCCGCTCGGTGTCGTCTTCCGCCACGCTCGCCCTGCCGAAACGGGGGAGGAGCGCGAGCCGCTGCCGGACGACGAGCTGCCGCTGGTGTTGCAGTACCTCGAACGCGAGCCGCTGGTCGGCGAAGGGCACCGCACGGACGGCACGTGGCTCTGGCCCGAGACCGTCTCCCAGCAGCTTCGCGCCGGCGTCGCGCCCGAGCCCGCGCTGGTCGCGCACATCCGGTCGCTGGGCTTCCAGCCGCCGTACGTGGAGCACCTGGTCCGCCGTACCGCCGAGGCCGACCTGCTCGGCAAGGCGCGGCCCCGCCCCGGGCCGGCCGACGTCGAACGGACCGGTGGCGACGAAGCGGCCGAGCTGGAGACCGCCGCGGACCCCGAGCTGACCGACGACCAGCTGCTCGCCGTGCTGGAGCAGCGGCTCGAGTCGTCCGGCGTGTGGCCGCAGGCCTACCGGATCGGCTTCCGCGAGCCGGGGAAGTGGTGCCTCGAACCGGCCGGCCACGGCTGGACGGTGACGTCCACGACCGGCGGCGAACAGCGTTTCGCGCACCTGGCCAGCGCCGCCCAGCAGCTGCTCGGAGCCCTCTTGCTGCACCCCGCCCGCATGACCGCCGGGCGGGAGACGCCGCTCGAGACCGCCCGCGTGCTCGACGACTGGCCCATCCAGGCGGCCCCGGGTGACCCTCCCCTCACCCTGCTCCGCAACAAGAGACTCACCCGGTTGGCGGAGGGTACCGTCGTCCTGCGTTTCGGCGAGGAACCCGGCAACCTGGTACATCACGGCGAGGTACGGTTCGTTACGACGTCACTGCCACTCGAACGAGAGCGAGTGGCCCGCACTTATCGGCTCCGGCGATCACTACACGTGATCACCGGGGTCACTGTGCCCTGGGCGAACCTGCCGGGCGGGGCCGTGGCGTACGTGCTGCCGAAGCCGATCTCGGAGCACGAGTCCGACGGAAGCCTGGAGAGGATCGAGTAG
- a CDS encoding TNT domain-containing protein, producing the protein MRYRVEAAERPDGLYATLEGRTFAAERSTTDGTLLLSLLPDDNDTPEGFDREHEGRPARVVLANEVPATFTLKTYCEYDNELFEVAPGDQPDLTLRWTQHDPVRAAQLGLTDFSVTVPAKQLTGLWQTRRDYAAEAHHETDGDQSKLLRAIGRTLRAVPGGWTRVGAQFRQVGDYSELEVRAIGDENGPVSVSLPAPPQLTTLFAQLRAAMYQPETGTWFQGTFTLDTEAQFDFDFDADAEPVWRLPPHDNGRPTSLPYAMELANFARSPKQLPEWLAAKAETPLDVTFRQARVVDGHNEGERPVVNRPPVPPDQVRGVLDYLFRAPVAMHRPTPQPDIFAPGGPPDVPQAFHTDGAWIWPAAVPHYLRKYGVPPEPELVEHIRAAGFRPPIVRELVRATAEADVLGQPRPKRSEADLPDDTALAHVAREGDPGRPLRASETLTLLQQRLVEQGVPASAYRIGANEVPVDDVWTLRRADNGWEVSRPPSTEPVAFPNLADAARYLLGTLLMLPPRAPDESDQPADWPILPLRGEPPLSFYRGKRLIVLPAGVTVHRYGNETGNLVHSASTRFEETSLTPTREREHQQYRVQRALRVLTGVTAPWGPMPGGAVAYLLPRPIAQHVEAGALSRV; encoded by the coding sequence GTGCGCTACCGGGTCGAAGCGGCGGAACGCCCGGACGGGCTGTACGCGACGCTGGAGGGGCGGACGTTCGCGGCCGAGCGGTCGACCACTGACGGCACGCTGCTGCTTTCGCTGCTGCCGGACGACAACGACACACCCGAGGGCTTCGACCGGGAGCATGAAGGCCGTCCGGCCCGGGTGGTGCTGGCGAACGAGGTCCCGGCGACGTTCACGCTCAAGACCTACTGCGAGTACGACAACGAGCTGTTCGAGGTCGCCCCCGGTGATCAGCCCGACCTGACCCTGCGGTGGACGCAGCACGATCCGGTGCGCGCCGCGCAGCTCGGCCTCACCGACTTCTCGGTGACAGTGCCCGCGAAGCAGCTCACGGGGCTCTGGCAGACCCGCCGCGACTACGCCGCCGAGGCGCACCACGAGACCGATGGCGACCAGAGCAAGCTGTTGCGCGCAATCGGCCGCACGCTGCGCGCCGTGCCTGGCGGCTGGACGCGCGTCGGCGCCCAGTTCCGGCAGGTCGGGGACTACTCGGAGCTGGAAGTCCGCGCGATCGGCGACGAGAACGGGCCGGTGTCCGTGTCGCTGCCCGCGCCGCCGCAGCTGACCACGCTGTTCGCCCAGCTGCGCGCCGCGATGTACCAGCCGGAGACCGGCACCTGGTTCCAGGGCACGTTCACGCTGGACACCGAGGCGCAGTTCGACTTCGACTTCGACGCGGACGCCGAGCCCGTGTGGCGCCTCCCGCCGCACGACAACGGCCGTCCGACGTCGCTGCCGTACGCCATGGAGCTGGCGAATTTCGCGCGCTCGCCGAAGCAGCTTCCCGAGTGGCTGGCCGCGAAGGCCGAGACGCCGCTCGACGTCACCTTCCGCCAGGCCCGGGTGGTCGACGGCCACAACGAGGGCGAACGGCCCGTGGTCAACCGCCCGCCGGTGCCGCCGGACCAGGTCCGCGGGGTGCTCGACTACCTGTTCCGCGCGCCCGTCGCGATGCATCGCCCGACGCCGCAGCCGGACATCTTCGCGCCCGGCGGGCCGCCGGACGTGCCGCAGGCCTTCCACACCGACGGCGCCTGGATCTGGCCCGCCGCCGTGCCGCACTACCTGCGGAAGTACGGCGTGCCACCGGAGCCGGAGCTGGTGGAGCACATCCGCGCGGCCGGCTTCCGGCCGCCGATCGTGCGTGAGCTGGTGCGCGCCACGGCGGAGGCCGACGTGCTCGGCCAGCCGCGGCCGAAGCGCTCCGAAGCCGATCTGCCCGACGACACGGCGCTGGCCCACGTCGCGCGCGAAGGCGACCCGGGCCGTCCGCTGCGGGCCTCCGAGACGCTGACTCTGTTGCAGCAACGGCTGGTGGAGCAGGGCGTGCCCGCATCCGCGTATCGCATCGGCGCGAACGAGGTGCCCGTCGACGACGTCTGGACGCTGCGCCGCGCCGACAACGGCTGGGAGGTCTCGCGCCCGCCGTCCACGGAGCCGGTGGCCTTCCCGAACCTGGCCGACGCCGCGCGGTACCTGCTCGGCACGCTGCTGATGCTGCCGCCGCGCGCGCCCGACGAGTCCGACCAGCCGGCGGACTGGCCGATCCTCCCGCTGCGCGGCGAGCCGCCGTTGAGCTTCTACCGCGGCAAGCGGCTGATCGTGCTCCCGGCGGGCGTCACCGTGCACCGCTACGGCAACGAGACGGGCAACCTCGTGCACTCGGCGTCCACGCGGTTCGAGGAGACCTCGCTGACCCCGACGCGGGAGCGGGAGCACCAGCAGTACCGGGTGCAGCGGGCGCTGCGCGTGCTCACCGGCGTGACCGCGCCGTGGGGCCCGATGCCCGGCGGCGCCGTCGCGTACCTGCTGCCGCGCCCGATCGCGCAGCACGTGGAGGCCGGGGCGCTATCCCGCGTGTGA
- a CDS encoding MFS transporter: protein MGPRLLLRDPEFRRLLYTRFAAQWGDGVYRAGLAGAVLFNPERAADPLAIAGGFAALLLPYSIVGPFAGALLDRWDRRKVLVFANVLRAVAIVASAAAVGTGLGGTGLFSLALLAEGTSRFIGSGLSASLPHVVPASSVVTANAFATTLGSGLAVVGGGCAILLRAVFGAGDVGSAETTAFAALGALASALVAWRFRRGVLGPTVVDEPPNPFLAVARGLADGARHAWHAPSVTAGFIALFAHRAAYGISLLVTVLLMRNYFVDDGLFRAGLPGLGQMVALAGVGILVAGLCTARLIRGFGRLRAILGALVVAALAQSALGLPMLLPLALIASFLITGAGQVLKLGVDSSIQLDVADEARGRVFALYDTLFNITQVAAVAVGALFVPENGHSPGLMVAATVCYVLGGAGYVLARRRATPS, encoded by the coding sequence ATGGGGCCGAGGCTCCTGCTCCGCGACCCCGAATTCCGCCGTCTGCTCTACACGCGCTTCGCCGCCCAGTGGGGCGACGGCGTCTACCGCGCCGGGCTGGCCGGGGCCGTCTTGTTCAACCCCGAGCGCGCCGCCGACCCGCTGGCCATCGCCGGGGGATTCGCGGCGCTGCTGCTGCCGTACTCGATCGTCGGGCCGTTCGCCGGCGCGCTGCTCGACCGCTGGGACCGGCGGAAAGTGCTGGTGTTCGCGAACGTCCTGCGCGCGGTCGCGATCGTGGCTTCGGCGGCCGCGGTCGGGACGGGCCTCGGTGGCACCGGGCTGTTTTCACTCGCTCTGCTGGCCGAAGGCACGTCCCGCTTCATCGGCTCCGGGCTGTCGGCCTCGCTGCCGCACGTCGTGCCCGCTTCCAGCGTGGTGACGGCGAACGCCTTCGCGACGACGCTGGGCTCCGGGCTGGCCGTGGTCGGCGGCGGCTGCGCCATCCTCTTGCGCGCCGTGTTCGGCGCGGGCGACGTCGGCTCGGCCGAGACGACGGCGTTCGCGGCGCTGGGCGCACTGGCGTCGGCGCTGGTCGCCTGGCGGTTCCGTCGCGGCGTGCTCGGGCCGACGGTGGTCGACGAGCCGCCGAACCCGTTCCTCGCCGTCGCGCGCGGCCTCGCCGACGGTGCCCGGCACGCCTGGCACGCACCGAGCGTGACGGCGGGCTTCATCGCGCTTTTCGCCCACCGCGCGGCGTACGGCATCTCGCTGCTGGTCACCGTTCTGTTGATGCGCAACTACTTCGTGGACGACGGGCTGTTCCGGGCCGGCCTGCCCGGGCTCGGCCAGATGGTGGCGCTGGCCGGGGTGGGCATCCTCGTCGCCGGGCTGTGCACGGCGCGGCTGATCCGCGGGTTCGGCCGGCTCCGCGCGATCCTCGGGGCTCTGGTGGTGGCGGCGCTCGCGCAGTCCGCGCTCGGCCTGCCGATGCTGCTGCCGCTCGCGCTCATCGCGTCGTTCCTGATCACGGGCGCGGGCCAGGTGCTCAAGCTCGGGGTCGACTCGTCGATCCAGCTCGACGTCGCCGACGAAGCCCGCGGCCGCGTCTTCGCCCTCTACGACACGCTTTTCAACATCACGCAGGTGGCGGCCGTGGCCGTCGGCGCGCTGTTTGTGCCGGAAAACGGGCACTCGCCGGGCCTGATGGTCGCGGCCACGGTTTGTTACGTGCTGGGCGGCGCCGGTTACGTGCTCGCGCGGCGGCGCGCCACGCCGAGCTGA
- a CDS encoding YqgE/AlgH family protein, producing MTGVPADAEVEPGTLLVAAPTMFDPNFKRTVVFVIDHRDEGTLGVVLNRPSDVPVHDVLPTWGGHVAEPQSVFVGGPVEKKTALCLAALRTGETAASVPGVIAVRGPVALVDLDTDPEVLVPKVRGVRVFAGYAGWDSGQLAGEIEREDWVIVPALPSDILASPSRDLWGQVLRRQGVPIALLATHPGDLQRN from the coding sequence ATTACGGGCGTGCCAGCGGACGCCGAGGTTGAACCGGGAACGCTCCTGGTCGCCGCCCCCACGATGTTCGACCCGAACTTCAAGCGGACCGTGGTGTTCGTCATCGACCACCGCGACGAAGGCACGCTCGGGGTGGTGCTGAACCGCCCGAGCGACGTGCCCGTGCACGACGTCCTGCCCACCTGGGGCGGGCACGTCGCGGAGCCGCAGTCGGTGTTCGTCGGCGGGCCGGTGGAGAAGAAGACCGCGCTGTGCCTGGCGGCGCTGCGCACGGGCGAGACGGCGGCGAGCGTGCCCGGCGTGATCGCCGTGCGCGGCCCGGTGGCGCTGGTCGACCTCGACACCGATCCCGAGGTGCTGGTGCCGAAGGTGCGCGGGGTGCGGGTCTTCGCCGGTTACGCCGGCTGGGACTCGGGGCAGCTCGCGGGCGAGATCGAGCGCGAGGACTGGGTGATCGTGCCCGCGCTGCCGAGCGACATCCTGGCCTCGCCGAGCCGTGACCTGTGGGGCCAGGTGCTGCGCCGCCAGGGCGTGCCGATCGCGTTGCTGGCCACCCACCCGGGCGACCTGCAGCGGAACTAG